In the genome of Staphylococcus durrellii, one region contains:
- a CDS encoding LysM peptidoglycan-binding domain-containing protein — protein sequence MHKKIIATILGTSALATVTATNANAATTYKVKRGDSLWSVAEKYKISVSKLKSLNKLKSNVIFPNQVLIVSGTTATKSTAKTTTTATTKTYTVKSGDTLSTIASKYGTTYQKLMSLNGMKNTIIYPGQKVKVSGTSSKTTTNTPAKTTSTASSSTYTVKSGDTLSVIASKYGTTYQKLMSLNGMKNTIIYPGQKLKVPGTNSTSKTGSTSTATGYKTPIFNQANLYDWGQCTWHAFNRRAEVGKGISTYWWNANNWDTAATQDGYTVDHRAAVGSILQTDAGYYGHVAFVERVNSNGSIYVSEMNYSAAPGIKTFRTIPATQVSSYKFIH from the coding sequence TTGCATAAAAAAATTATAGCTACTATTTTGGGGACAAGTGCACTTGCTACAGTGACAGCAACAAATGCGAATGCTGCTACTACATATAAAGTTAAAAGGGGGGACTCTTTGTGGTCGGTTGCAGAAAAGTACAAAATATCGGTAAGTAAATTGAAATCATTAAACAAATTAAAATCAAATGTTATATTCCCAAATCAGGTGCTGATTGTCTCGGGGACTACGGCAACAAAAAGTACAGCAAAAACTACAACAACAGCAACGACTAAAACATATACAGTTAAATCAGGCGATACTTTATCAACGATTGCATCTAAATATGGAACGACATATCAGAAATTAATGTCACTTAATGGTATGAAGAATACGATTATTTACCCAGGACAAAAGGTAAAAGTATCTGGTACTTCATCAAAGACAACGACCAATACACCTGCTAAGACTACAAGCACAGCTAGTTCATCTACTTACACAGTTAAATCAGGTGATACTTTATCAGTGATTGCATCTAAATACGGAACGACATACCAAAAATTAATGTCACTTAATGGTATGAAGAATACGATTATTTACCCAGGACAAAAATTAAAGGTACCTGGCACTAATTCAACTAGCAAAACTGGATCTACTTCCACAGCAACTGGTTATAAAACACCGATTTTCAATCAAGCTAATTTATATGATTGGGGTCAATGTACTTGGCATGCATTTAATAGACGTGCTGAAGTTGGAAAAGGGATTAGTACATATTGGTGGAATGCGAATAATTGGGATACGGCAGCCACACAAGATGGATACACAGTTGATCATCGTGCTGCAGTTGGTTCTATTTTACAAACAGACGCTGGTTATTATGGTCATGTCGCATTTGTTGAACGTGTAAATAGTAATGGTAGCATTTATGTATCAGAAATGAATTACAGTGCTGCACCTGGAATTAAAACGTTTAGAACGATTCCAGCAACACAAGTATCAAGTTATAAATTTATTCATTAA
- the gmpC gene encoding dipeptide ABC transporter glycylmethionine-binding lipoprotein yields the protein MKKLLFIVVAALVVLAACSGSKEKVTVGVASNDTKAWEKVKELAKDKDIDLEIKQFSDYNVPNKALSDGDIDMNAFQHFAFLNEYKKSHKNAKISAASTTVLAPLGIYSDKIKDIKKVKSGAKVIVPNDVSNQARSLKLLEAAGLIKLDSNFGLTGSIKDIKDNPKNLKIKAVDAQQTARALSDVDLSVINNGVASKAGLDPKKDPLFQEKTTSKAVEPYINVIAVNDKDKNNKTYKEIIKLYHSKEAQKALKEDTKDGEKSVDLSQREIKEIEQRLSK from the coding sequence ATGAAGAAATTATTATTTATAGTAGTCGCAGCGCTGGTTGTTTTAGCTGCTTGTTCAGGTAGTAAAGAAAAGGTAACTGTAGGGGTTGCTTCAAATGATACTAAGGCGTGGGAAAAAGTAAAAGAATTAGCAAAAGATAAAGATATTGATTTAGAAATTAAGCAATTCTCTGATTATAATGTACCCAATAAAGCATTAAGTGATGGTGACATCGATATGAATGCATTCCAACATTTTGCATTCTTAAATGAATATAAAAAGTCACATAAAAATGCTAAGATTTCTGCTGCTAGTACGACAGTGTTAGCTCCTCTAGGTATTTATTCTGACAAAATTAAAGATATTAAAAAAGTAAAAAGTGGAGCTAAAGTTATTGTACCTAATGACGTATCTAATCAAGCGCGTTCATTGAAATTATTAGAAGCTGCTGGGTTGATTAAATTAGATAGCAATTTTGGTCTAACTGGCTCTATTAAAGATATTAAAGATAATCCTAAAAATTTAAAAATAAAAGCTGTAGATGCTCAGCAAACGGCACGTGCTTTATCAGATGTTGATTTATCAGTAATTAATAATGGTGTTGCATCAAAGGCGGGATTAGACCCGAAAAAAGATCCATTATTCCAAGAAAAAACGACATCTAAAGCTGTTGAGCCATATATTAATGTGATTGCTGTAAATGATAAAGATAAAAATAATAAAACATATAAAGAGATAATTAAGTTATATCATTCTAAAGAAGCACAAAAAGCGCTTAAAGAAGACACAAAAGATGGCGAAAAATCAGTCGATTTATCTCAACGTGAAATCAAAGAAATCGAGCAGCGATTATCAAAATAA
- a CDS encoding methionine ABC transporter permease, with protein sequence MFGSSIESSQLLEALYQTLYMVTVSLIIGAIIGIPLGILLVITRKNGVWPNVVLHQILNPIINILRSIPFIILLIAIVPFTKLLVGTSIGTTAAIVPLTVYVAPYIARLVENSLLEVDDGIVEAAKAMGASPIQIIWHFLLPEALGSLILAITTAIIGLIGGTAMAGAVGGGGIGDLALVYGYQRFDTLVIIITVVVLVIIVQIIQSLGNYLSKKIRRN encoded by the coding sequence ATGTTTGGATCGAGTATTGAAAGTAGCCAGTTGTTAGAAGCGTTATATCAAACGTTATATATGGTAACTGTATCATTAATAATTGGAGCTATTATAGGTATTCCATTAGGTATACTGCTTGTTATTACACGTAAAAACGGAGTTTGGCCAAACGTAGTACTTCATCAGATTTTAAACCCAATAATCAATATTTTGAGATCTATACCTTTTATTATTTTATTAATAGCAATCGTACCATTTACGAAGTTATTAGTGGGAACTTCCATAGGTACAACTGCAGCAATCGTACCGTTGACTGTTTATGTTGCACCTTATATTGCACGTTTAGTAGAAAATTCATTACTAGAAGTTGATGATGGTATTGTAGAAGCCGCTAAAGCTATGGGAGCTTCTCCTATTCAAATTATTTGGCATTTCTTATTGCCAGAAGCGCTAGGTTCATTAATATTAGCTATTACTACAGCAATTATTGGTTTGATTGGCGGCACTGCTATGGCCGGCGCTGTTGGTGGCGGTGGTATTGGTGATTTAGCACTTGTATATGGATATCAACGTTTTGATACGTTAGTCATTATTATTACTGTTGTGGTGTTAGTTATTATTGTGCAAATTATCCAGTCATTAGGCAATTATTTATCTAAAAAAATTAGAAGGAATTAA
- a CDS encoding methionine ABC transporter ATP-binding protein, with amino-acid sequence MIEFRNIDKTFHKKKETIHALKDVSFTVEQNDIFGVIGYSGAGKSTLVRLVNQLERATKGQVIVDGHELDTYKEQELRTVKKQIGMIFQHFNLLNAKTVYKNVAMPLILSKKNKSEIKQKVEEMLEFVGLADKKDQYPDELSGGQKQRVAIARALVTNPKILLCDEATSALDPATTSSILDLLQRVNKTFGVTILIITHEMGVIQKICNRVAVMESGRVVELGDVKQVFSHPQTHTAKNFVSTVITTEPSKELQQTFDNRDDDNYQDYKLFLDATQINHPIINELTRHYHLNVNILFSSMSTIQDETVCYLWLRIEQDNNFNEQSIKQYFDTKAISYEEVQ; translated from the coding sequence TTGATTGAATTTCGCAATATTGACAAGACATTTCATAAGAAAAAAGAAACCATTCATGCATTGAAAGATGTGTCATTTACTGTAGAACAAAATGATATATTTGGAGTGATTGGTTATAGTGGCGCTGGTAAAAGTACACTCGTTCGATTGGTCAATCAATTGGAGAGAGCTACAAAAGGACAGGTCATTGTCGATGGACATGAGTTGGATACATATAAAGAACAAGAATTACGTACTGTAAAAAAACAAATAGGCATGATATTCCAACATTTTAATTTGTTAAATGCCAAAACGGTTTATAAAAATGTAGCAATGCCGCTTATTTTAAGTAAAAAAAATAAGTCCGAAATAAAACAAAAAGTAGAAGAAATGTTGGAATTTGTTGGCTTGGCAGATAAAAAAGATCAATATCCAGATGAATTATCGGGTGGACAAAAACAACGTGTAGCAATTGCTCGTGCATTAGTTACGAATCCTAAAATATTATTATGCGACGAAGCCACAAGTGCTTTGGATCCGGCTACAACTAGTTCAATTTTAGATTTATTACAACGAGTTAATAAGACATTCGGTGTCACAATATTAATTATTACCCATGAAATGGGCGTAATACAGAAAATATGTAATAGAGTAGCAGTTATGGAAAGTGGTAGGGTAGTTGAATTAGGCGACGTTAAGCAAGTTTTCAGTCACCCCCAAACACATACAGCTAAAAACTTTGTGTCGACAGTTATCACCACAGAACCTTCAAAAGAGCTGCAGCAAACTTTTGATAACCGGGATGATGATAATTACCAAGACTATAAGTTGTTCTTAGATGCTACACAAATTAATCATCCTATTATTAATGAACTCACTCGACATTATCATTTAAATGTAAATATTTTATTTTCATCAATGTCTACGATTCAAGATGAGACAGTGTGTTATTTATGGTTAAGAATAGAACAAGATAATAACTTTAATGAACAAAGTATTAAACAATACTTTGATACTAAAGCGATATCATATGAGGAGGTGCAATAA
- a CDS encoding GNAT family N-acetyltransferase has translation MKLIEYNRAYYHQFEYYQLSEAQLQFTGPPLENIHKQQGKRNHPMLLLNDCDEIVTYFGLQEEHEYRQYYPNQQTCLMRSYSTDLRHLRKGYGKVSLTLLPYFMHKHYPDIEAIVLAVNEKIERRKNYMTMVVLLIVVVEC, from the coding sequence ATGAAACTAATTGAATATAACAGAGCATATTATCATCAATTTGAATATTATCAGTTATCTGAAGCACAACTTCAATTTACCGGCCCCCCTTTAGAAAATATACATAAGCAACAAGGCAAAAGAAATCATCCGATGCTACTATTGAATGATTGTGATGAGATTGTTACTTATTTTGGACTACAGGAAGAACATGAATATCGGCAATACTACCCAAATCAACAAACATGTCTTATGCGTTCATATTCAACAGATTTACGTCATTTACGTAAAGGCTATGGCAAAGTTTCATTAACATTATTACCATATTTTATGCACAAACACTATCCCGATATAGAAGCTATTGTATTGGCAGTAAATGAAAAAATAGAGCGGCGCAAAAATTATATGACTATGGTGGTTTTGTTGATAGTGGTCGTCGAGTGTTAG
- a CDS encoding GNAT family N-acetyltransferase — MEFSHGELVPINDDILDALYYWKYEEKNQEAKQWNGPYIKEQYASKDNFKKEAKRNRYISDKVERMLAIVVDEKCIGSVSSYWVSKETNWLEIGIVIYDKQYWDYGIGTEVFQKWIDYLFKQNFVHRLGISTWSGNERMIRLAKHTGMIEEARIRQARQVAGTYYDAIKMGILKTEWLNNARG; from the coding sequence ATGGAATTTTCACATGGGGAATTAGTACCTATAAATGACGATATTTTAGATGCTTTGTATTATTGGAAATATGAGGAAAAGAATCAAGAGGCAAAGCAATGGAATGGCCCTTATATAAAAGAACAGTATGCTTCAAAAGATAACTTTAAGAAAGAGGCAAAACGAAACCGCTATATATCTGATAAGGTAGAACGAATGTTAGCGATAGTTGTAGATGAAAAATGCATAGGTTCAGTTAGTTCTTATTGGGTATCTAAAGAAACCAACTGGTTAGAAATAGGTATTGTTATATATGATAAACAATATTGGGATTATGGAATTGGTACAGAAGTATTTCAAAAATGGATAGACTATTTATTCAAGCAAAATTTTGTGCATCGACTCGGAATATCTACATGGTCTGGTAACGAGCGTATGATTAGATTAGCTAAACATACAGGGATGATTGAAGAAGCAAGGATTAGACAGGCTAGACAAGTAGCAGGTACATATTATGATGCTATAAAAATGGGCATATTAAAAACTGAATGGTTAAACAATGCTAGGGGGTAA
- the lip gene encoding YSIRK-targeted triacylglycerol lipase, which produces MKEKQQKYSIRKFSVGVSSIVIASLFFIGSGTVSAEESQQNVQNKENKTENLPQDQNNRTKVDGGQQNIVDDITVQSKESNTRTSNSKDISKDSSEQTKQVQQNSDTELNNNNLTDDNKSEINEKTSQPESKQSSQKSKLSKQHPQQNQQQAQTSDNENYQAKEETKDNDVEVKEQLANKSTQREVNHNSDKANQQTTKNSNSVDDNTNATGSVIHNSEDDKSNVTKGTSSKQRDNENEQDLHNKSNELNTNAQENTKKQQDSINNQTKISTQQDNVTSLNASNENKIANQSENENKNKVTEHDESGNKTTNNKQNSTSYDSIEKLADDKTAKQKDDKTPTEGIKSLKNNVVATTNTTAAKRESENITEQPGKKAKQGEYKNQDPIILVHGFNGFTDDRNPAVLSHYWGGDKLNITQDLEQNGYKAYEASIGALSSNYDRAVELYYYIKGGRVDYGAAHAAKYGHERYGNTYEGVYKDWQPGQKVHLIGHSMGGQTVRQLEELLRNGNQEEIDYQKEHGGTISPLYQGGHDNMISSITTLGTPHNGTHAADEVGNEAIVRQAVYDFVKLRSNKITNVNFGLDQWGLKQRPDETFIEYAKRVKEMSKIWTTKDNGFYDLTREGATELNRHTSINPNIVYKTYTGEATHATLLGRQRADLNLFLPFALTSNVIGKAKEKDWRENDGLVSVVSSQHPFNQPYTDTTDKVQKGVWQVTPVRHGWDHVDFVGQDTLDATHSRKELQDFWHDLAADLVRYEQVT; this is translated from the coding sequence ATGAAAGAAAAGCAACAAAAGTATAGTATAAGAAAATTTAGTGTAGGTGTATCATCAATTGTTATTGCTTCTTTATTTTTTATAGGTTCTGGAACGGTGTCAGCTGAAGAGTCACAGCAAAATGTTCAAAATAAAGAAAACAAGACTGAAAATCTCCCTCAAGACCAAAATAACCGCACGAAAGTTGATGGAGGTCAACAAAATATTGTGGATGATATTACTGTTCAGAGTAAGGAAAGTAATACGCGTACAAGTAATTCAAAAGATATATCGAAAGATAGTAGTGAACAAACTAAACAAGTTCAACAGAATAGCGATACAGAACTAAATAATAATAATTTAACCGATGATAATAAAAGCGAAATTAATGAAAAAACTTCACAACCAGAGTCAAAACAATCTTCTCAAAAATCTAAGCTATCAAAACAGCACCCACAACAAAATCAGCAACAAGCTCAGACAAGCGATAATGAAAACTACCAAGCAAAAGAAGAAACAAAGGATAACGATGTAGAGGTAAAAGAGCAATTAGCAAATAAATCTACGCAAAGAGAAGTTAATCATAATTCCGATAAAGCCAACCAACAAACTACAAAAAATAGTAATAGTGTGGATGATAATACAAATGCAACAGGTTCAGTTATTCATAATAGTGAAGATGATAAGTCGAACGTTACAAAAGGAACATCAAGTAAACAACGAGATAATGAAAACGAACAAGATTTACATAATAAATCTAATGAATTAAATACAAATGCACAAGAAAATACAAAAAAACAACAAGATTCTATAAACAATCAAACAAAAATATCAACGCAACAAGACAACGTAACGTCATTAAATGCATCAAATGAAAATAAAATAGCGAACCAAAGTGAGAATGAGAATAAAAATAAAGTAACTGAACATGACGAGAGTGGCAATAAAACAACTAATAATAAGCAGAATAGTACATCATACGATAGTATAGAAAAATTAGCTGATGACAAGACAGCGAAGCAGAAAGATGACAAGACACCAACAGAAGGTATTAAGTCTCTAAAAAATAACGTTGTTGCTACAACAAATACCACAGCAGCTAAACGCGAATCAGAAAATATAACAGAACAACCCGGTAAAAAAGCTAAGCAAGGAGAATATAAAAATCAAGATCCAATTATTTTAGTACATGGCTTTAATGGTTTTACAGATGATAGAAACCCTGCCGTTTTATCACATTACTGGGGAGGAGATAAATTAAATATTACACAAGATTTAGAACAAAATGGGTATAAAGCATACGAGGCAAGTATCGGTGCATTAAGTAGTAATTATGACAGAGCGGTGGAACTTTATTATTATATTAAAGGAGGGCGCGTTGATTATGGCGCGGCACATGCTGCTAAGTACGGCCATGAACGATATGGTAATACGTATGAAGGTGTTTATAAAGATTGGCAACCAGGTCAAAAAGTACATTTAATAGGGCACAGCATGGGCGGTCAAACTGTACGCCAATTAGAAGAATTACTAAGAAATGGTAATCAAGAGGAGATTGATTATCAAAAAGAACATGGTGGCACAATCTCTCCATTATACCAAGGTGGGCATGATAATATGATTTCTTCAATTACGACTCTAGGTACACCACATAATGGTACACATGCAGCAGATGAAGTAGGTAATGAAGCGATTGTGCGTCAAGCAGTATATGATTTTGTGAAATTAAGAAGTAATAAAATTACGAATGTTAATTTCGGCTTGGATCAATGGGGGCTTAAGCAACGCCCAGATGAAACATTTATAGAATATGCAAAACGTGTTAAAGAAATGAGTAAGATTTGGACGACTAAAGATAATGGCTTTTATGACTTAACAAGAGAAGGTGCGACTGAATTAAATCGTCATACGTCGATCAATCCTAATATTGTATATAAAACTTATACAGGAGAAGCGACACATGCGACACTACTAGGCAGACAAAGAGCAGATCTCAATTTATTCTTGCCATTCGCATTAACATCTAATGTTATAGGAAAAGCGAAAGAAAAAGATTGGCGTGAAAATGACGGTCTTGTTTCCGTTGTTTCTTCGCAACATCCGTTCAATCAACCTTATACTGATACAACTGACAAAGTGCAAAAAGGTGTATGGCAAGTTACACCTGTACGTCATGGTTGGGATCACGTCGACTTTGTGGGACAAGATACTCTGGATGCAACGCATAGTAGAAAAGAATTACAAGACTTTTGGCATGATTTAGCTGCAGACCTTGTTCGTTATGAACAAGTAACTTGA
- a CDS encoding sodium-dependent transporter, producing MMKNQSQWKTSTGFILASAGSAIGLGAMWKFPYMAGVYGGGAFLLMFLIFTLLVGLPLLIMEFTVGKMGRTYTTKIYEKLTARKWLNIIGWNGNLAVFILFAFYSVIGGWIIIYLFKVFMQLVTFSDTGLSKINFDQIITNPWLTILGQGVFILLTMIIVMLGVELGLEKASKFMMPLLFICLIIIVIKSLSLDGAMAGVHYILEPRLDDISVKGTLFALGQSFFTLSLGTTGMITYASYASKEMTIKTSAISIVIMNILVSVLAGLAIFPAISAFGYKPTEGPGLLFKVLPSVFEQMSFGTFIYFVFLILFLFAALTSSISLLELNVSNFTKNDNTKRKKVAVIGSVLVFLLSIPATLSFSSLSYIQFGAGSIFDNMDFLVSNILMPLGALGTTLVVGHLLKIEELKQHFGRDKFKLFIPWYLLIKFVLPVVILVIFIVQFF from the coding sequence ATTATGAAGAATCAATCGCAATGGAAGACATCGACTGGATTTATTTTAGCCAGTGCAGGTTCTGCTATAGGACTGGGTGCAATGTGGAAATTTCCATACATGGCAGGCGTATATGGTGGCGGAGCTTTTTTACTTATGTTTTTAATTTTTACGCTGCTCGTAGGCTTACCTCTATTAATAATGGAATTTACAGTTGGTAAAATGGGAAGAACTTATACTACCAAAATATATGAAAAATTAACTGCGCGTAAATGGCTAAATATTATTGGGTGGAATGGTAATTTAGCAGTATTTATATTATTTGCTTTTTACAGTGTTATCGGTGGATGGATAATAATTTATCTTTTTAAGGTTTTCATGCAATTAGTTACTTTTAGTGATACTGGATTAAGTAAAATTAACTTTGATCAAATTATTACTAATCCATGGCTTACTATTCTTGGACAAGGTGTGTTTATCTTATTAACGATGATTATTGTTATGTTGGGTGTAGAACTAGGATTAGAGAAAGCTTCAAAGTTTATGATGCCTTTATTGTTTATATGTTTGATTATTATCGTCATTAAATCACTATCGTTGGATGGAGCAATGGCAGGCGTGCATTACATATTAGAGCCTCGTTTAGATGATATATCTGTGAAGGGTACCTTATTTGCATTGGGTCAATCATTCTTTACGCTATCACTAGGTACGACTGGGATGATTACTTACGCAAGTTATGCATCGAAAGAAATGACGATAAAAACTTCTGCAATTTCAATCGTTATTATGAATATTTTGGTATCGGTATTAGCAGGGTTAGCTATTTTTCCAGCTATTTCTGCTTTTGGATATAAGCCGACTGAAGGGCCAGGATTATTATTTAAAGTGCTGCCAAGTGTCTTTGAACAAATGTCTTTTGGTACATTTATTTACTTTGTATTTTTAATTTTATTCTTGTTTGCAGCACTAACATCATCTATATCATTATTAGAACTTAACGTTTCAAATTTTACTAAGAATGATAATACGAAACGTAAAAAAGTTGCTGTAATAGGTAGTGTTTTAGTATTTTTATTAAGTATTCCTGCAACGTTATCATTTAGTAGTCTAAGTTATATCCAATTCGGAGCCGGATCGATATTCGATAATATGGATTTTCTTGTTTCTAATATATTAATGCCATTAGGTGCATTAGGAACGACTTTAGTAGTGGGGCATTTATTAAAAATAGAAGAGCTAAAGCAACATTTTGGTAGAGACAAATTCAAATTGTTCATACCATGGTATTTATTAATTAAATTTGTGTTGCCTGTAGTTATTTTGGTAATCTTTATCGTCCAATTTTTCTAA
- a CDS encoding polysaccharide deacetylase family protein, whose amino-acid sequence MNFNDMDRTIHNNAYPILKKHKVPSTGFVITQHVGTITNK is encoded by the coding sequence ATAAATTTCAATGATATGGATCGGACTATACATAATAACGCTTATCCTATTTTGAAAAAACATAAAGTTCCGAGTACTGGCTTTGTGATAACTCAACATGTTGGCACAATTACAAACAAGTAA
- the brnQ gene encoding branched-chain amino acid transport system II carrier protein — protein MNKIIIISGLMLFSFFFGAGNLIFPPMLGYTAQNHMWLAMCGFAITGIIMPYLTVIVVAYMNGGVESIGRKVHPIFGLVFAICVYLSIGALYGIPRAANVAYEIGTKNILPVHNHVTLIIFSLLFFFVVYIVALYPNRIVDNLGKYLTPILIFIILLLCILVFIHPETSIKQPMGEYAHMPVVSGVLKGYFTMDLIAALAFSVVIVQTFKLNGISERKELITSVAKSGFISAILLAVIYFSLAYLGATTAHHGFKNGTAILTYNTLRVFGPYGNIIFGIIVILACLTTCIGLVNACSAFAMKKLPKISYKKFVLLFSLLGFIVSTLGLNLILQIAVPLLTFIYPTSIVLVLMTFISIFIKYELKYAFIIPTIITLIISILQILSDFNISKNINAFYQLIPFSNYQLAWLMPFTILAILGLIIDYFLRNKSEKSIS, from the coding sequence ATGAATAAAATAATTATCATCTCAGGACTTATGCTTTTTTCATTCTTTTTTGGAGCTGGCAATCTTATTTTCCCACCTATGTTAGGTTATACCGCCCAAAATCATATGTGGCTTGCAATGTGTGGTTTTGCTATCACAGGTATTATTATGCCATATTTGACAGTTATAGTAGTTGCCTACATGAATGGTGGAGTCGAAAGTATTGGACGCAAAGTACATCCAATATTCGGTCTGGTATTCGCGATATGTGTCTACTTATCTATTGGTGCACTATACGGTATACCACGTGCTGCTAATGTAGCATATGAGATAGGGACCAAAAACATTTTGCCTGTGCATAATCACGTTACACTAATCATCTTTTCATTATTATTTTTCTTTGTAGTGTATATTGTTGCATTATATCCTAATAGAATTGTCGATAATTTAGGTAAATATTTAACACCTATATTAATATTTATTATTTTATTGCTATGTATACTCGTTTTTATTCATCCAGAAACATCTATTAAACAGCCTATGGGAGAATACGCACATATGCCAGTTGTTTCCGGTGTTCTAAAAGGTTATTTCACTATGGACTTAATTGCTGCACTTGCATTTTCCGTAGTGATTGTCCAAACATTTAAATTAAATGGTATTTCTGAACGCAAAGAACTTATAACAAGTGTCGCCAAATCTGGTTTTATTTCTGCAATACTATTAGCAGTAATATATTTTTCATTAGCTTATTTAGGTGCTACAACAGCTCATCACGGCTTTAAAAATGGCACGGCTATTTTAACTTATAATACATTACGCGTATTTGGGCCCTATGGCAATATTATTTTTGGTATCATCGTAATACTTGCCTGCCTAACGACTTGTATTGGTTTAGTTAATGCTTGTTCAGCATTTGCAATGAAAAAGTTGCCAAAGATTTCTTATAAAAAATTCGTATTACTATTTTCATTACTCGGTTTTATCGTCTCAACACTAGGTTTAAACTTAATCTTGCAAATAGCAGTACCATTATTAACATTTATTTATCCAACATCTATCGTTTTAGTGTTAATGACTTTTATCAGCATATTTATCAAATACGAATTAAAATATGCTTTTATTATTCCAACAATTATTACTTTAATTATATCAATTTTGCAGATTTTATCCGATTTCAATATTAGTAAAAACATTAATGCCTTTTATCAACTTATACCATTTTCAAATTATCAATTAGCATGGCTAATGCCATTTACTATATTAGCTATACTAGGACTAATAATCGATTATTTCCTAAGAAATAAATCCGAAAAAAGTATATCTTAA